Proteins co-encoded in one Stomoxys calcitrans chromosome 5, idStoCalc2.1, whole genome shotgun sequence genomic window:
- the LOC131997988 gene encoding uncharacterized protein LOC131997988 has product MTIYKNIKQKYNEHTYRTAQQYSKQQKQIAKLKTSVTFLIKCKRTGIIPNFIINATKHTSNIFQTHKTKKIPPNIEKTLHRYIHNFHTKVLKLLIQYKHKQIHSFKEKVENTKTKLGELLTQDDFLQYLDSELTLYKGNVSKSKTTHIKKLQALTQRQDKALNIRRNDVWFVNKTEREIPTNVQWILSLGPKHALPHTNKNFPLLQVIAEGEECVQTIENREEQEMGRTKLTTLIDDHLRKSKMSMRDKYVVDTVSQTRKYLKENEDLLILTADKGGKTVALYKDDYEQKMKAIIHDMCMYRRLKIDPTSRLQTRNNKLVDKLHNLNLISIQEKNKLTSKTALAPRIYGLPKIHKEGTPLRPICSSINAPSYHLCRYIVNILKNITKDSKYNVKDAVDFKAKIKNMTIENDEVLAAALVDKGIHRVNSVRSTSWHGIVEKV; this is encoded by the coding sequence atgACAATATACAAAAACATCAAACAAAAGTACAATGAGCACACATACAGAACGGCCCAGCAATATtcgaaacaacaaaaacaaatagccAAGCTCAAAACATCtgtaacatttttaataaaatgtaagaGAACAGGCATCATACCAAACTTCATAATCAATGCAACCAAACACACTAGCAACATCTTCCAAACACACAAAACCAAGAAAATCCCGCCAAATATTGAGAAAACATTACACAGGTACATTCACAACTTTCACACGAAAGTATTAAAACTTCTAATACAATACAAACACAAGCAAATCCACTCTTTTAAAGAGAAAGTAGAGAATACAAAGACTAAGCTAGGAGAACTACTGACTCAAGATGATTTCCTACAATACCTCGACAGCGAGCTTACTCTCTACAAGGGCAATGTTAGCAAGAGCAAGACAACACACATAAAGAAACTACAGGCACTCACACAACGACAAGACAAGGCCCTCAACATTAGACGCAACGACGTGTGGTTTGTGAATAAAACAGAGCGAGAGATACCAACGAACGTACAATGGATTCTCTCTTTAGGTCCGAAACACGCTCTCCCACACACCAACAAGAACTTTCCACTCTTGCAAGTCATTGCAGAGGGAGAGGagtgtgtacaaactatagagAATAGAGAGGAACAGGAGATGGGAAGAACCAAGCTTACAACATTGATAGACGATCACTTACGAAAGTCAAAGATGAGCATGAGAGACAAATATGTGGTGGACACAGTGTCTcaaacaagaaaatatttaaaggagaatgaggatttattaattttaacggCAGACAAGGGAGGAAAGACAGTGGCTTTGTACAAAGATGACTACGAGCAAAAAATGAAGGCAATAATACacgatatgtgtatgtataggcGCTTAAAGATTGACCCAACATCTAGGCTACAGACAAGGAACAACAAATTGGTGGATAAACTTCACAACTTGAATCTTATCAGCATCCAGGAGAAGAATAAATTGACCAGCAAGACCGCATTGGCCCCTCGAATATATGGACTCCCAAAGATCCATAAAGAAGGTACACCGTTGAGACCAATATGTTCATCAATAAACGCGCCGTCCTATCATCTATGTAGGTACAtagtgaatattttgaaaaatatcaccaaGGATTCCAAATATAATGTGAAAGACGCAGTGGACTTTAAAGCTAAGATAAAGAACATGACCATAGAAAATGAcgaagtttta
- the LOC131997989 gene encoding uncharacterized protein LOC131997989 — protein MTIYKNIKQKYNEHTYRTAQQYSKQQKQIAKLKTSVTFLIKCKRTGIIPNFIINATKHTSNIFQTHKTKKIPPNIEKTLHRYIHNFHTKVLKLLIQYKHKQIHSFKEKVENTKTKLGELLTQDDFLQYLDSELTLYKGNVSKSKTTHIKKLQALTQRQDKALNIRRNDVWFVNKTEREIPTNVQWILSLGPKHALPHTNKNFPLLQVIAEGEECVQTIENREEQEMGRTKLTTLIDDHLRKSKMSMRDKYVVDTVSQTRKYLKENEDLLILTADKGGKTVALYKDDYEQKMKAIIHDMCMYRRLKIDPTSRLQTRNNKLVDKLHNLNLISIQEKNKLTSKTALAPRIYGLPKIHKEGTPLRPICSSINAPSYHLLSFFSFETHEQNTLPK, from the exons atgACAATATACAAAAACATCAAACAAAAGTACAATGAGCACACATACAGAACGGCCCAGCAATATtcgaaacaacaaaaacaaatagccAAGCTCAAAACATCtgtaacatttttaataaaatgtaagaGAACAGGCATCATACCAAACTTCATAATCAATGCAACCAAACACACTAGCAACATCTTCCAAACACACAAAACCAAGAAAATCCCGCCAAATATTGAGAAAACATTACACAGGTACATTCACAACTTTCACACGAAAGTATTAAAACTTCTAATACAATACAAACACAAGCAAATCCACTCTTTTAAAGAGAAAGTAGAGAATACAAAGACTAAGCTAGGAGAACTACTGACTCAAGATGATTTCCTACAATACCTCGACAGCGAGCTTACTCTCTACAAGGGCAATGTTAGCAAGAGCAAGACAACACACATAAAGAAACTACAGGCACTCACACAACGACAAGACAAGGCCCTCAACATTAGACGCAACGACGTGTGGTTTGTGAATAAAACAGAGCGAGAGATACCAACGAACGTACAATGGATTCTCTCTTTAGGTCCGAAACACGCTCTCCCACACACCAACAAGAACTTTCCACTCTTGCAAGTCATTGCAGAGGGAGAGGagtgtgtacaaactatagagAATAGAGAGGAACAGGAGATGGGAAGAACCAAGCTTACAACATTGATAGACGATCACTTACGAAAGTCAAAGATGAGCATGAGAGACAAATATGTGGTGGACACAGTGTCTcaaacaagaaaatatttaaaggagaatgaggatttattaattttaacggCAGACAAGGGAGGAAAGACAGTGGCTTTGTACAAAGATGACTACGAGCAAAAAATGAAGGCAATAATACacgatatgtgtatgtataggcGCTTAAAGATTGACCCAACATCTAGGCTACAGACAAGGAACAACAAATTGGTGGATAAACTTCACAACTTGAATCTTATCAGCATCCAGGAGAAGAATAAATTGACCAGCAAGACCGCATTGGCCCCTCGAATATATGGACTCCCAAAGATCCATAAAGAAGGTACACCGTTGAGACCAATATGTTCATCAATAAACGCGCCGTCCTATCATCTAT TATCCTTCTTTTCGTTTGAAACACACGAGCAGAACACATTACCGAAATAA
- the LOC106089120 gene encoding heat shock 70 kDa protein cognate 5, with translation MLRATKFLPRLIGQRQATALVSGKNSSIFENQLAALNNGLAAQLRHKSGEVKGAVIGIDLGTTNSCVAVMEGKQAKVIENAEGARTTPSHVAFTKDGERLVGMPAKRQAVTNAANTFYATKRLIGRRFDDPEIKKDLKNLSYKVTKASNGDAWVQSSDGKVYSPSQIGAFVLMKMRETAEAYLNTPVKNAVVTVPAYFNDSQRQATKDAGQIAGLNVLRVINEPTAAALAYGMDKTEDKIIAVYDLGGGTFDISILEIQKGVFEVKSTNGDTMLGGEDFDNAIVNYLVAEFKKGSGIDITKDSIAMQRLKEAAEKAKCELSSSQQTDINLPYLTMDAAGPQHMNLKMTRSKLESLVGDLIKRTIQPCQKALSDAEVNKSDIGEVLLVGGMTRMPKVQQTVQDLFGRQPSRSVNPDEAVAVGAAVQGGVLAGDVTDVLLLDVTPLSLGIETLGGVFTRLITRNTTIPTKKSQVFSTAADGQTQVEIKVHQGEREMAADNKKLGSFTLVGIPPAPRGVPQIEVVFDIDANGIVHVSAKDKGTGKEQQIVIQSSGGLSKDEIENMVKKAEEMAAQDKKKRELVELVNQGESIVHDTETKMEEFKSQLPAEECEKLKKEITELRELLANKETAELEDVRKATSNLQQSSLKLFEMAYKKMASERESQNAGSSSSEEQPSSEEKKTEGKN, from the exons atgttgcgCGCTACAAAGTTTTTGCCACGTTTGATTGGACAACGTCAGGCCACCGCTTTGGTGTCGGGGAAAAATTCTAGCATATTCGAAAAT CAATTAGCCGCTCTGAACAATGGACTTGCCGCACAATTGCGTCACAA ATCTGGTGAAGTCAAAGGTGCTGTCATCGGTATTGATTTGGGTACCACCAACTCATGTGTGGCAGTTATGGAAGGCAAACAGGCTAAGGTTATTGAAAATGCCGAAGGTGCCCGTACCACACCATCTCATGTAGCTTTCACCAAGGATGGCGAACGTTTGGTTGGTATGCCTGCCAAACGTCAAGCTGTTACCAATGCCGCCAACACATTCTATGCCACCAAACGTTTGATTGGTCGCCGTTTCGATGATCCTGAAATTAAAAAAGATTTAAAGAATTTGTCATATAAAGTGACCAAAGCCTCGAATGGTGATGCCTGGGTTCAATCTTCGGACGGTAAAGTGTATTCTCCATCGCAAATTGGTGCTTTTGTGTTGATGAAAATGAGAGAGACTGCTGAAGCCTATCTGAATACACCTGTGAAGAATGCTGTCGTTACCGTACCCGCCTATTTCAATGATTCGCAACGTCAGGCCACCAAAGATGCTGGCCAAATTGCCGGTCTGAATGTATTGCGTGTGATTAACGAACCTACTGCTGCTGCTTTGGCTTATGGCATGGACAAGACTGAGGATAAAAT cATTGCCGTTTACGATTTGGGTGGTGGCACTTTCGATATTTCAATTTTGGAAATCCAAAAGGGTGTCTTCGAAGTCAAATCCACCAATGGTGACACCATGTTGGGCGGCGAAGATTTCGACAATGCCATCGTCAACTATTTGGTTGCCGAATTCAAGAAGGGCAGCGGAATTGACATTACCAAGGATTCGATTGCTATGCAACGCCTGAAGGAGGCTGCTGAAAAGGCCAAGTGCGAATTGTCATCTTCTCAACAAACCGACATTAATTTGCCTTACTTGACCATGGATGCCGCTGGACCCCAACACATGAACTTGAAAATGACCCGCTCGAAGTTGGAAAGTCTTGTAGGCGATCTAATTAAGCGTACCATTCAACCCTGCCAAAAGGCTTTGTCTGATGCCGAAGTCAACAAGTCTGATATTGGAGAAGTTTTGTTGGTAGGCGGTATGACCCGTATGCCCAAGGTACAGCAAACCGTGCAAGATTTGTTTGGACGCCAGCCCTCACGCTCTGTGAATCCCGATGAAGCTGTTGCTGTAGGTGCCGCTGTTCAAGGTGGTGTCTTGGCTGGTGACGTAACAGATGTCTTGCTATTGGATGTAACTCCCTTGTCATTGGGTATTGAAACTTTGGGTGGTGTATTCACTCGCTTGATTACCCGCAACACCACCATTCCCACTAAGAAGTCTCAAGTGTTCTCGACTGCTGCCGATGGTCAAACCCAAGTGGAAATTAAGGTTCATCAAGGAGAACGTGAAATGGCCGCCGATAACAAGAAATTGGGTTCCTTCACCTTGGTTGGTATTCCTCCAGCCCCCCGTGGTGTGCCACAAATTGAAGTTGTCTTCGATATTGATGCCAACGGTATTGTGCATGTGTCTGCCAAGGATAAGGGTACCGGCAAGGAACAACAGATTGTTATTCAATCCAGTGGTGGTCTTAGCAAAGATGAAATCGAAAATATGGTCAAGAAGGCCGAAGAAATGGCAGCCCAAGATAAGAAGAAGCGTGAATTGGTAGAATTGGTGAATCAAGGTGAAAGCATTGTACACGATACAGAAACCAAAATGGAAGAATTCAAGAGTCAATTGCCTGCTGAAGAG tGCGAGAAACTGAAGAAGGAAATCACTGAATTGCGTGAACTGTTGGCCAACAAGGAGACAGCTGAACTAGAGGATGTACGCAAAGCCACCAGCAATTTGCAACAATCCTCATTGAAACTATTCGAAATGGCATACAAAAAG ATGGCTTCTGAACGTGAAAGCCAAAATGCCGGCAGCAGTTCGTCAGAAGAACAACCCAGCAGCGAAGAAAAGAAAACCGAGGGCAAGAATTAA
- the LOC106089115 gene encoding dnaJ homolog subfamily C member 11: MSEEIDSDNELEENYYSYLNVPKDASSEQINNAYRKLSRMYHPDKHMEAENKQKAELMFNRTKKAYEVLSDPHKRAIYDSVGEKGLRTDGWELVQRQKTPAEIREEYLRLAEAAEERKLLQSTNPRGNVTINVNATEIFSPYDESEFPRIEVSSMSISQSIEAPITRTDTMTLSGNLMSSNGNGSGGFVICGRRLLNKGWLELDVGAGNGLLVGIKGGRTLSSLVTMNAGTSVNFRENGVIPGIFSTLAVQLDKHTLGSLTLNVGGQASMTTQVDRNGERHAWSTSFVIGSPHIYFSIAYTHKMIENELKLKAVAKVGTFGFMAEYGAEKKISKYSSVFAAVSIGVPTGVILKFKVIRSQQSYVFPIHLSEEIVPAAVFYATVTPVIVWFFVKKSIIDPMLAERKNIEIEKTKRTNEQRMAQKRLEAKAAVELMQHTYERIVEEEKERQGLVIVKATYGQTQESNQNEFVPEASIDVTIPVQCLVKDGTLEMFNTPKSDLPGFYDPCIGESKVLLINYMHNNANKSIVVKDTEAVRLPR; this comes from the exons ATGTCTGAGGAAATAGATTCTGACAACGAATTGGAGGAGAACTATTACAGTTACTTaaatgttcccaaagat GCTTCCTCCGAACAAATCAACAATGCCTATCGCAAACTATCGCGTATGTATCATCCGGACAAGCACATGGAGGCAGAGAATAAGCAAAAGGCTGAGCTAATGTTTAATAGGACTAAAAAAGCGTACGAAGTACTTTCGGATCCCCACAAGAGAGCAATTTATGATTCAGTGGGAGAAAAGGGTCTGCGTACCGATGGTTGGGAATTGGTGCAAAGGCAAAAAACTCCTGCCGAAATACGTGAAGAATATCTGCGACTTGCTGAGGCAGCTGAGGAGAGAAAACTTTTGCAAAGCACCAATCCCAGAGGAAATGTTACCATCAATGTTAATGCCACAGAAATATTTTCGCCCTATGATGAAAGTGAGTTTCCCCGCATCGAGGTATCTTCGATGAGCATATCTCAATCAATTGAGGCTCCAATTACAAGGACCGATACAATGACATTAAGTGGCAATTTAATGTCATCAAATGGCAATGGCTCGGGGGGCTTTGTAATATGTGGCAGACGTCTTTTGAACAAGGGATGGCTGGAACTGGATGTGGGGGCGGGCAATGGTTTGTTGGTAGGAATAAAAGGTGGTCGTACCCTTTCATCATTGGTAACAATGAATGCTGGCACCTCTGTTAACTTTCGGGAAAATGGTGTAATTCCCGGTATATTTTCCACCCTAGCAGTGCAATTGGATAAGCACACTTTGGGCTCTCTGACTTTAAATGTTGGTGGACAGGCTTCCATGACCACGCAGGTGGATCGCAATGGCGAACGACATGCATGGTCAACATCATTTGTTATAGGTTCACCGCACATCTATTTTAGCATTGCCTATACACATAAGATGATAGAAAATGAACTAAAATTGAAGGCGGTGGCCAAAGTGGGTACTTTTGGCTTCATGGCAGAATATGGAGCAGAGaagaaaatttccaaatatagttcggtATTTGCGGCGGTCTCCATTGGTGTACCCACAGGGGTAATTCTAAAGTTCAA AGTAATACGCTCACAACAGTCCTATGTTTTTCCCATACACCTAAGTGAAGAAATTGTTCCAGCCGCAGTATTTTATGCCACTGTTACACCGGTCATTGTTTGGTTTTTCGTCAAGAAATCCATTATAGATCCTATGCTTGCAGAGcgtaaaaatattgaaattgagAAAACCAAACGTACCAATGAACAGCGTATGGCACAGAAACGCCTAGAGGCTAAGGCTGCTGTGGAATTGATGCAACATACGTATGAACGTATAGTGGAAGAGGAAAAAGAACGTCAAGGTTTGGTCATAGTCAAGGCCACTTATGGTCAAACGCAAGAAAGCAATCAAAATGAATTTGTACCAGAGGCTTCGATCGATGTTACAATACCGGTACAATGTTTAGTCAAAGATGGCACCCTAGAAATGTTTAATACACCGAAG AGTGATTTGCCTGGTTTTTACGATCCTTGCATAGGCGAATCAAAAGTTTTGCTTATTAATTACATGCACAACAATGCTAATAAATCGATTGTAGTTAAAGATACTGAAGCTGTTAGACTGCCACGATAA
- the LOC106089121 gene encoding beta-1,4-N-acetylgalactosaminyltransferase bre-4 isoform X1: MTSKKITLLRYLFCGVCMLLALNLLIDYFADKTEVSSSFSRLSLRKIYKYNGTVLSSTGSSSSNNISSSSNNNINSNNSLASLAASLLPMTNDSSSSTFDNSSKHNQQLELHGNSSGDSLVGNNSKNTTELPLPICQDPVIEESSPFVPNITLESLDVINDQLGLLLEPGGAFKPKDCIARHHVAIVVPFRDRYAHLSIFLRNIHKFLMQQRIAYRIFIIEQTNGKPFNRAALMNIGFLEAMKLFKWDCFIFHDVDLLPLDNRNLYNCPRQPRHMSVAIDKFNYKLPYRTIFGGVSAMTRQHFLAVNGFSNSYFGWGGEDDDMSNRLRNANLFIARYPINIARYTMLKHQKEKANPKRYENLVNGINKSSMDGLNSIKYDIYSYKSYPTFSWFYAELKISEQKIKIIISLDLFHPANIWRNSLLPFYGFDIRYIYF; encoded by the exons aTGACCAGTAAAAAAATTACACTGTTACGTTACTTGTTTTGTGGTGTATGCATGTTGCTGGCTTTAAACTTGTTAATTGATTATTTTGCCGATAAAACGGAGGTCTCCTCTTCATTTAGCCGTTTGAG CCTAcgcaaaatttacaaatataATGGCACCGTACTTAGCTCTACAGGCAGCAGTAGTagcaacaacatcagcagcagcagcaacaataacaTCAATAGCAACAATTCCTTAGCATCATTGGCCGCCTCCCTTCTTCCAATGACAAATGACTCTTCCTCCTCCACATTTGACAATTCTTCCAAACACAATCAGCAACTGGAACTGCACGGTAATAGTAGCGGCGATAGCCTAGTTGGCAATAACAGCAAAAATACCACAGAACTCCCTTTGCCTATTTGTCAAGACCCAGTAATAGAGGAGA GTAGTCCTTTTGTACCTAATATAACTTTAGAATCTCTTGATGTTATCAATGACCAATTGGGCCTGTTATTGGAACCCGGTGGCGCTTTTAAACCAAAAGACTGTATAGCTCGGCATCATGTTGCTATAGTGGTGCCTTTTCGCGATAGATATGCTCATCTATCGATCTTCCTGCGTAATATACATAAATTTTTAATGCAACAGCGCATCGCCTATCGCATATTCATAATTGAACAAACAAATGGCAAGCCCTTCAATCGAGCCGCTCTTATGAATATTGGATTCTTGGAGGCGATGAAACTGTTCAAATGGGATTGTTTTATATTCCATGATGTTGATCTATTGCCATTGGATAATAGAAATTTATATAATTGCCCGCGGCAACCGCGTCATATGTCAGTGGCCATAGATAAATTTAATTATAA GTTGCCTTATCGTACAATATTTGGTGGTGTATCAGCAATGACACGTCAACATTTTTTAGCTGTTAATGGATTTTCCAATTCATACTTTGGCTGGGGTGGCGAAGATGATGATATGTCAAACAG ATTACGAAATGCCAACCTTTTTATAGCACGATATCCCATCAATATTGCACGTTATACCATGTTGAAACATCAAAAGGAGAAAGCCAATCCCAAGCGTTATGAGAATTTGGTGAATGGCATCAATAAATCTTCGATGGATGGCTTGAATTCCATAAAATATGATATCTACAGTTACAAATCGTATCCAACGTTTAGTTGGTTTTATGCTGAACTAAAGATCTCCGaacaaaaaa tAAAGATTATTATCTCATTAGACTTATTTCATCCTGCCAATATATGGAGAAACTCATTGCTTCCTTTTTATGGATTTGATATTAggtacatatatttttaa
- the LOC106089121 gene encoding beta-1,4-N-acetylgalactosaminyltransferase bre-4 isoform X2 — protein sequence MTSKKITLLRYLFCGVCMLLALNLLIDYFADKTEVSSSFSRLSLRKIYKYNGTVLSSTGSSSSNNISSSSNNNINSNNSLASLAASLLPMTNDSSSSTFDNSSKHNQQLELHGNSSGDSLVGNNSKNTTELPLPICQDPVIEESSPFVPNITLESLDVINDQLGLLLEPGGAFKPKDCIARHHVAIVVPFRDRYAHLSIFLRNIHKFLMQQRIAYRIFIIEQTNGKPFNRAALMNIGFLEAMKLFKWDCFIFHDVDLLPLDNRNLYNCPRQPRHMSVAIDKFNYKLPYRTIFGGVSAMTRQHFLAVNGFSNSYFGWGGEDDDMSNRLRNANLFIARYPINIARYTMLKHQKEKANPKRYENLVNGINKSSMDGLNSIKYDIYSYKSYPTFSWFYAELKISEQKRHFKCKLCSFPSPSPLKKNSKGFGW from the exons aTGACCAGTAAAAAAATTACACTGTTACGTTACTTGTTTTGTGGTGTATGCATGTTGCTGGCTTTAAACTTGTTAATTGATTATTTTGCCGATAAAACGGAGGTCTCCTCTTCATTTAGCCGTTTGAG CCTAcgcaaaatttacaaatataATGGCACCGTACTTAGCTCTACAGGCAGCAGTAGTagcaacaacatcagcagcagcagcaacaataacaTCAATAGCAACAATTCCTTAGCATCATTGGCCGCCTCCCTTCTTCCAATGACAAATGACTCTTCCTCCTCCACATTTGACAATTCTTCCAAACACAATCAGCAACTGGAACTGCACGGTAATAGTAGCGGCGATAGCCTAGTTGGCAATAACAGCAAAAATACCACAGAACTCCCTTTGCCTATTTGTCAAGACCCAGTAATAGAGGAGA GTAGTCCTTTTGTACCTAATATAACTTTAGAATCTCTTGATGTTATCAATGACCAATTGGGCCTGTTATTGGAACCCGGTGGCGCTTTTAAACCAAAAGACTGTATAGCTCGGCATCATGTTGCTATAGTGGTGCCTTTTCGCGATAGATATGCTCATCTATCGATCTTCCTGCGTAATATACATAAATTTTTAATGCAACAGCGCATCGCCTATCGCATATTCATAATTGAACAAACAAATGGCAAGCCCTTCAATCGAGCCGCTCTTATGAATATTGGATTCTTGGAGGCGATGAAACTGTTCAAATGGGATTGTTTTATATTCCATGATGTTGATCTATTGCCATTGGATAATAGAAATTTATATAATTGCCCGCGGCAACCGCGTCATATGTCAGTGGCCATAGATAAATTTAATTATAA GTTGCCTTATCGTACAATATTTGGTGGTGTATCAGCAATGACACGTCAACATTTTTTAGCTGTTAATGGATTTTCCAATTCATACTTTGGCTGGGGTGGCGAAGATGATGATATGTCAAACAG ATTACGAAATGCCAACCTTTTTATAGCACGATATCCCATCAATATTGCACGTTATACCATGTTGAAACATCAAAAGGAGAAAGCCAATCCCAAGCGTTATGAGAATTTGGTGAATGGCATCAATAAATCTTCGATGGATGGCTTGAATTCCATAAAATATGATATCTACAGTTACAAATCGTATCCAACGTTTAGTTGGTTTTATGCTGAACTAAAGATCTCCGaacaaaaaa GGCATTTTAAATGCAAACTTTGTTCCTTTCCTAGCCCTTCCCCCCTCAAAAAGAACTCGAAGGGTTTTGGATGGTAG
- the LOC106089121 gene encoding beta-1,4-N-acetylgalactosaminyltransferase bre-4 isoform X3 translates to MTSKKITLLRYLFCGVCMLLALNLLIDYFADKTEVSSSFSRLSLRKIYKYNGTVLSSTGSSSSNNISSSSNNNINSNNSLASLAASLLPMTNDSSSSTFDNSSKHNQQLELHGNSSGDSLVGNNSKNTTELPLPICQDPVIEESSPFVPNITLESLDVINDQLGLLLEPGGAFKPKDCIARHHVAIVVPFRDRYAHLSIFLRNIHKFLMQQRIAYRIFIIEQTNGKPFNRAALMNIGFLEAMKLFKWDCFIFHDVDLLPLDNRNLYNCPRQPRHMSVAIDKFNYKLPYRTIFGGVSAMTRQHFLAVNGFSNSYFGWGGEDDDMSNRLRNANLFIARYPINIARYTMLKHQKEKANPKRYENLVNGINKSSMDGLNSIKYDIYSYKSYPTFSWFYAELKISEQKKSKKKRNKNRKKTKQNKTHLT, encoded by the exons aTGACCAGTAAAAAAATTACACTGTTACGTTACTTGTTTTGTGGTGTATGCATGTTGCTGGCTTTAAACTTGTTAATTGATTATTTTGCCGATAAAACGGAGGTCTCCTCTTCATTTAGCCGTTTGAG CCTAcgcaaaatttacaaatataATGGCACCGTACTTAGCTCTACAGGCAGCAGTAGTagcaacaacatcagcagcagcagcaacaataacaTCAATAGCAACAATTCCTTAGCATCATTGGCCGCCTCCCTTCTTCCAATGACAAATGACTCTTCCTCCTCCACATTTGACAATTCTTCCAAACACAATCAGCAACTGGAACTGCACGGTAATAGTAGCGGCGATAGCCTAGTTGGCAATAACAGCAAAAATACCACAGAACTCCCTTTGCCTATTTGTCAAGACCCAGTAATAGAGGAGA GTAGTCCTTTTGTACCTAATATAACTTTAGAATCTCTTGATGTTATCAATGACCAATTGGGCCTGTTATTGGAACCCGGTGGCGCTTTTAAACCAAAAGACTGTATAGCTCGGCATCATGTTGCTATAGTGGTGCCTTTTCGCGATAGATATGCTCATCTATCGATCTTCCTGCGTAATATACATAAATTTTTAATGCAACAGCGCATCGCCTATCGCATATTCATAATTGAACAAACAAATGGCAAGCCCTTCAATCGAGCCGCTCTTATGAATATTGGATTCTTGGAGGCGATGAAACTGTTCAAATGGGATTGTTTTATATTCCATGATGTTGATCTATTGCCATTGGATAATAGAAATTTATATAATTGCCCGCGGCAACCGCGTCATATGTCAGTGGCCATAGATAAATTTAATTATAA GTTGCCTTATCGTACAATATTTGGTGGTGTATCAGCAATGACACGTCAACATTTTTTAGCTGTTAATGGATTTTCCAATTCATACTTTGGCTGGGGTGGCGAAGATGATGATATGTCAAACAG ATTACGAAATGCCAACCTTTTTATAGCACGATATCCCATCAATATTGCACGTTATACCATGTTGAAACATCAAAAGGAGAAAGCCAATCCCAAGCGTTATGAGAATTTGGTGAATGGCATCAATAAATCTTCGATGGATGGCTTGAATTCCATAAAATATGATATCTACAGTTACAAATCGTATCCAACGTTTAGTTGGTTTTATGCTGAACTAAAGATCTCCGaacaaaaaa AATcaaagaaaaaacgaaacaaaaacagaaaaaagacaaaacaaaacaaaactcatTTAACATAG